One genomic region from Anabaena sp. PCC 7108 encodes:
- a CDS encoding Card1-like endonuclease domain-containing protein: MTTSDFEAHKVDHLFLLVGENPLPNYVTANLLLKKDGTPYLVHTTGTETQAKRLKNILDRDEERKGFQPAQLISLGKYESDAYHIQDEIRRKIQGLKNGKIGLNYTGGTKAMAVHAYRAVLSESRPDTVFSYLDSRSLEMCIDREDRERIHIKVTPDVLQVDLKKVFELHGWKWGSDPIDEPKLIKAAKAFAEFHTKEDGVIAWRNWCDQILRPVTKDKKSKWLEEKELKKIDPLSLETVNSQPQIKSALIELGLTGEELSLDVVKEQGKKLKHVCEWLDGEWLEHYVLQQVQEFSEKWLIHDSATSFWISTENNPKQNKFQFDVAFMRGYQLFAISCTTDKTKQLCKSKLFEAYIRAQQLGGSEARVALVCCASQKDVNALQTEISNVFSSDSNAIIKDYKIAVFGADVLMNLSEEIDTWIYKNDEDAK; encoded by the coding sequence ATGACTACATCTGATTTTGAAGCACACAAAGTTGATCATCTCTTTCTATTAGTAGGTGAAAATCCTTTACCTAACTATGTAACAGCAAATTTGTTACTAAAAAAAGATGGTACTCCATACCTAGTACATACGACTGGTACAGAAACTCAGGCTAAACGTCTGAAAAACATCCTTGACAGAGACGAAGAAAGAAAAGGTTTCCAACCAGCGCAGCTGATCTCTCTTGGTAAATATGAATCTGATGCTTACCACATTCAAGATGAAATTCGCCGCAAAATTCAAGGTCTGAAGAATGGAAAAATCGGTTTGAATTATACAGGCGGTACAAAAGCAATGGCGGTACACGCTTATAGAGCAGTATTAAGCGAATCTCGACCTGATACTGTATTTAGCTATCTTGATTCACGTAGTTTGGAAATGTGCATAGATAGGGAAGATCGAGAGCGCATTCATATTAAAGTAACACCAGATGTGCTTCAAGTGGACTTGAAAAAGGTTTTTGAATTGCATGGTTGGAAATGGGGTTCAGATCCTATAGATGAGCCAAAACTAATTAAAGCTGCAAAAGCATTTGCAGAATTTCATACAAAAGAAGATGGTGTAATCGCATGGCGAAACTGGTGTGATCAGATTCTCAGACCAGTAACAAAAGATAAAAAATCCAAATGGTTAGAGGAAAAAGAGCTTAAAAAAATTGATCCTTTAAGCTTAGAAACTGTAAATTCACAACCTCAAATCAAAAGTGCCTTAATTGAATTGGGATTAACAGGAGAAGAATTATCTCTTGATGTTGTCAAAGAACAAGGAAAAAAATTAAAGCACGTTTGTGAATGGCTTGATGGTGAATGGCTAGAACATTATGTTTTGCAGCAAGTTCAAGAATTTTCTGAAAAATGGTTAATTCACGATAGTGCAACTTCATTTTGGATTTCTACTGAGAATAATCCCAAACAAAATAAATTTCAATTTGATGTAGCTTTCATGAGGGGTTATCAACTTTTTGCTATTTCCTGCACTACAGATAAAACTAAACAATTATGTAAATCAAAACTTTTTGAAGCTTATATTAGGGCGCAACAACTAGGAGGTTCTGAAGCACGGGTTGCTCTGGTGTGCTGTGCCAGTCAGAAAGATGTAAATGCTCTACAGACTGAAATCAGTAATGTTTTTAGTTCTGACTCTAATGCAATAATTAAAGATTACAAAATCGCCGTTTTTGGCGCAGATGTTCTCATGAATTTATCAGAAGAAATTGATACTTGGATTTACAAAAATGATGAGGATGCAAAATGA
- a CDS encoding RAMP superfamily CRISPR-associated protein, whose protein sequence is MTIYQLKIKLLSDTTFGRGDGVAGLIDQEVEHDSSGFPYLRGRTLKGLLSEECDNLIAVLPPEIRPDWENLADILFGTPGSVQGTIASMHVGDACLPEDLREAVAFQIKKKTLTKTEVLDSLTTIRRQTAINAETGVADKGSLRSFRVAIRELEFKADLVFETQPSDKTLSILEVGTLALRRIGSRRNRGRGYVRCTLHDSSGKEITHDHVNLFGTIPEEN, encoded by the coding sequence GTGACTATTTATCAACTAAAAATAAAACTTTTAAGTGATACTACCTTCGGTAGAGGTGATGGCGTAGCTGGTTTAATTGACCAAGAAGTAGAGCATGATTCTAGTGGATTTCCCTATTTACGTGGACGCACACTCAAAGGTTTGTTGAGTGAGGAATGTGATAACTTAATTGCTGTTTTACCACCTGAGATTCGTCCTGATTGGGAAAATCTTGCTGACATTCTTTTTGGTACACCAGGTAGCGTTCAGGGAACAATAGCATCAATGCACGTAGGAGATGCTTGTTTACCTGAAGATTTACGAGAAGCAGTTGCTTTTCAAATTAAAAAGAAAACACTTACCAAAACAGAAGTGCTAGATTCACTCACAACAATTCGTCGTCAAACTGCAATTAATGCTGAAACTGGTGTAGCTGATAAGGGAAGTTTACGCTCTTTTCGTGTGGCGATTCGTGAACTTGAATTTAAAGCTGATTTAGTATTTGAAACCCAACCAAGTGATAAAACACTGTCAATTTTAGAAGTAGGTACACTAGCATTACGACGTATAGGAAGCAGACGAAATCGAGGACGTGGATATGTAAGATGTACTTTACACGATAGTTCAGGAAAAGAAATAACACATGATCATGTAAATTTATTTGGAACAATTCCAGAGGAGAATTAA
- a CDS encoding RAMP superfamily CRISPR-associated protein produces MKAITFSLDTQQPLLATSFQGDPNSDVSYNYIPGSMIRGAIIGRYMKQHHLSDLDLSNDVVKRLFFDKNTCYLNGYLLSQKEQRTLPVPLSWVKDKDAQLSEKVPLISVYDLSIEEEEKPETSKSVGESFWTKEGKVTFYKEKRRINIHNRRDRTKGRSSQEEGEIFCYDSIDIGQVFQAVILCDEADADFLQNLLQKSADIWLGGSQSAGYGHSKICNVNCHDAWNEINIPANERMKHECLTITLLSDLILRDEWGQYAVIPPSKEDQTPAPLTKELEKVLGMLKPKRSFTDSTLVGGFNRKWGLPLPQVPVLKAGSVFVFDNILLTSEQIQQLENLGIGERRIEGFGRVAVNWLEERHFQAKQPEPPKTSSQPLLKLQTSQTLAAQMAERLLHQKMEQALQKQIGYLKIEGDIKSSQLSRLQMVARQALSTGDCDLVLSLLKNLPPNAKGQFERAKISDKSLKQKLDEWLHNPMSWIGDSQKIKVRVANEERTITDEFSRENKLAEKYTLRLIMAVAKKATKEKK; encoded by the coding sequence GTGAAAGCTATCACCTTTTCATTGGATACTCAACAACCACTACTTGCTACTTCATTCCAAGGTGATCCAAATAGTGATGTTTCCTACAATTATATTCCTGGTAGTATGATTCGGGGTGCAATAATTGGACGTTATATGAAACAGCATCATTTATCAGATTTAGATTTGAGCAATGATGTAGTAAAGCGCCTTTTTTTCGATAAGAATACTTGCTATCTAAATGGTTATTTACTAAGTCAAAAAGAACAGCGCACGTTACCTGTGCCTCTTTCTTGGGTTAAAGATAAAGATGCACAACTAAGTGAAAAAGTACCACTTATATCAGTTTATGATTTGAGTATTGAAGAAGAAGAGAAGCCAGAAACATCAAAGTCTGTTGGAGAATCTTTCTGGACAAAAGAGGGTAAAGTTACATTCTACAAAGAAAAGCGGCGTATTAATATTCATAACCGACGCGATCGCACAAAAGGACGATCTAGCCAAGAAGAAGGGGAAATATTTTGTTACGATTCCATAGATATTGGACAAGTTTTTCAAGCTGTCATCCTTTGCGATGAAGCTGACGCAGACTTTTTGCAAAATTTGCTTCAAAAATCAGCAGATATTTGGCTAGGTGGTTCTCAAAGTGCAGGTTACGGACATAGCAAAATATGTAATGTCAATTGTCATGATGCTTGGAATGAAATAAATATCCCGGCTAATGAACGTATGAAGCATGAATGTTTAACAATTACACTTTTAAGTGATTTAATTTTACGTGATGAGTGGGGTCAGTATGCCGTTATTCCACCATCAAAAGAAGATCAAACACCAGCACCATTAACAAAGGAACTAGAAAAAGTTTTGGGAATGCTTAAACCAAAACGTAGCTTTACTGATAGCACTTTAGTCGGTGGATTTAATCGTAAATGGGGACTACCTTTGCCTCAAGTTCCAGTATTGAAAGCAGGAAGCGTATTTGTTTTTGATAATATTCTTCTAACTTCAGAGCAAATTCAACAATTAGAAAATTTAGGTATTGGTGAGCGCAGAATTGAAGGGTTTGGCAGAGTTGCTGTGAACTGGCTAGAAGAACGACATTTTCAGGCAAAACAACCTGAACCTCCAAAAACATCTAGTCAGCCTTTATTAAAACTACAAACATCACAAACTTTAGCAGCACAAATGGCAGAAAGATTATTGCATCAAAAAATGGAACAGGCGTTGCAAAAGCAAATTGGTTATTTAAAAATAGAAGGTGACATCAAAAGTAGTCAACTGTCTCGTTTACAGATGGTAGCACGACAAGCATTATCAACAGGAGACTGTGATTTAGTTCTGTCCCTTTTGAAGAATTTGCCTCCTAATGCTAAAGGTCAATTTGAAAGAGCCAAAATAAGTGATAAATCTCTTAAACAAAAGCTTGATGAATGGCTGCATAATCCCATGTCTTGGATTGGTGATTCCCAAAAAATAAAAGTACGAGTTGCAAATGAAGAACGAACTATCACAGATGAGTTCTCTAGAGAAAATAAACTTGCTGAGAAATATACATTGCGATTAATTATGGCAGTAGCTAAAAAGGCAACAAAGGAGAAAAAATGA
- a CDS encoding RAMP superfamily CRISPR-associated protein, whose translation MINECLRHRNQRHITERIIIRGTLVLDTPTCLGSGDAEGDTDLVILRDSVEDKALLMGSSIAGALRNYLRDHEYGYNAEEISVLFGGQRSEEDGEQSPLIINDAISDTIPHVEVRDGVKINSVTRTAEDGQKYDLELLETGTQFDLYFELLIENNREQLIKELVIVLQGLEKGSISIGMKKQRGFGRCQVKEWQVWQFDLQKYDDRIAWLNFPHWTTGFLPEYRIYKSIAHALSVSLDGKDKRDRLTINATFTLSSPLLIRSGQASSDKAPDVVHLKSRRDGEFKPVLSGTSLAGVLRHRAERIVNTLQKNTNIIDEIFGVDFSNDKTKKAKKSRLIVHESVIKETTDLVQNRIAIDRFTGGVLHGALFNDQPIYGNDKTELNLELELRQPKPHEIGLLLLLIKDLWTGDLPVGGTSSIGRGRLQGKKAKITLALENKSWNITQTSKDEPLTIDNAEDLEKFVDALNEEVAA comes from the coding sequence ATGATTAATGAATGCCTAAGACATCGCAATCAGCGTCACATTACTGAGCGAATAATTATACGCGGTACATTAGTTTTAGATACTCCAACTTGTTTAGGAAGTGGTGATGCTGAGGGTGATACTGATTTAGTTATTTTACGAGACAGCGTAGAAGATAAAGCTTTACTGATGGGTTCTTCCATTGCTGGGGCGTTACGGAATTATTTACGGGATCATGAATATGGTTATAACGCAGAAGAAATATCTGTGTTATTTGGTGGACAACGCAGTGAAGAAGACGGTGAACAAAGTCCTTTAATTATTAATGATGCTATTAGCGACACTATCCCTCATGTAGAAGTACGAGATGGAGTCAAAATTAACAGTGTTACCAGAACTGCTGAAGATGGACAAAAATATGACTTGGAATTACTAGAAACTGGAACACAATTTGACCTCTATTTTGAATTACTAATAGAAAATAATCGAGAACAACTAATTAAAGAGTTAGTAATTGTTCTCCAAGGATTAGAAAAAGGTTCAATTTCTATTGGTATGAAAAAGCAACGTGGTTTTGGTCGCTGTCAGGTAAAAGAATGGCAAGTGTGGCAATTTGATTTACAAAAATATGATGACAGGATAGCGTGGTTAAATTTCCCTCATTGGACAACAGGTTTTTTACCAGAATATCGTATATATAAATCAATTGCTCATGCTTTGAGTGTATCTTTGGATGGAAAAGACAAACGTGATCGCCTGACCATTAATGCTACATTTACCCTTTCTAGTCCCTTATTAATTCGTTCTGGTCAAGCATCTAGCGATAAAGCACCTGATGTAGTACACCTCAAATCCCGACGAGATGGAGAGTTTAAACCAGTGTTATCTGGTACAAGTTTAGCAGGAGTATTACGTCATCGTGCAGAACGAATTGTTAATACTCTCCAGAAAAATACAAACATTATTGATGAAATATTTGGTGTCGATTTCAGCAATGATAAAACGAAGAAAGCAAAAAAAAGTCGTTTAATTGTTCATGAGAGTGTCATTAAAGAAACAACTGATTTGGTACAAAATCGCATAGCTATTGACCGTTTTACAGGCGGTGTTTTACATGGTGCATTATTCAACGACCAACCAATTTATGGTAACGACAAAACAGAGTTGAACTTGGAATTAGAATTACGTCAACCGAAACCTCATGAAATTGGTTTGTTACTATTGTTAATTAAAGACTTGTGGACTGGAGATTTACCTGTTGGTGGTACGAGTAGTATTGGAAGGGGAAGATTACAGGGGAAGAAGGCAAAAATTACTTTAGCTTTAGAAAATAAAAGTTGGAATATTACCCAAACTTCAAAAGATGAACCGTTAACTATAGATAATGCTGAAGATTTAGAAAAATTTGTTGATGCGTTAAATGAGGAGGTAGCTGCTTGA
- the csx19 gene encoding CRISPR-associated protein Csx19, whose product MNKPIRKLLDISTNSDINKWLEKQAEEYQLKFLLAHAEDGVIWGKFKDGKLLTADNVFNFLPKLRPFTLQQCRAFGETSEVMLWQTDEGFKARLIQDEKDTEFIPENQILWGTQASKICGDFTLVSDGSQGLRHAVPLIDIEFDENKKLYRPLRLSVHHYVDYDDSGVARIALSRLVNLTTFKEIK is encoded by the coding sequence TTGAATAAACCAATACGTAAGCTTTTAGATATTTCAACCAATTCAGATATAAATAAATGGTTGGAAAAACAAGCTGAAGAATATCAATTAAAGTTTCTGTTAGCTCATGCAGAAGATGGAGTGATTTGGGGAAAATTTAAAGATGGTAAATTATTAACAGCAGATAACGTATTTAATTTTTTACCTAAATTACGTCCTTTTACTTTGCAACAATGTCGGGCTTTTGGTGAAACATCAGAAGTAATGCTTTGGCAGACTGATGAGGGTTTTAAAGCTCGTTTAATTCAAGATGAAAAGGATACAGAATTTATCCCTGAAAATCAGATTCTTTGGGGAACACAAGCAAGTAAAATTTGTGGTGATTTTACTTTAGTGTCAGATGGCTCACAAGGTCTACGTCATGCAGTTCCTTTAATTGATATTGAATTTGATGAGAATAAAAAATTATATCGTCCCTTGCGTTTAAGCGTCCATCACTATGTTGATTACGATGATTCGGGTGTAGCTCGAATTGCTCTAAGTCGTCTAGTTAACTTAACTACTTTTAAGGAGATTAAATAA
- a CDS encoding TIGR03986 family CRISPR-associated RAMP protein has protein sequence MNPKHITPDSKNRRAFAPYNFVELPDENKIVVAQELPKQNCYDIQRHTGYIQCNLVTESPLYIRCGLIPDDFKKFENRTCNHEELNQLILEEQKRWTDFFYNPANNFPIIPGSSLRGMIRNIFEIVTYSKLHQVSGYQKLFFRAVAAPDNDPLTYEYKRKIYDKVKAGYLQQQSDGKWYIFLAKTVERQPFVWVKKSAIPRDVGLIDVNNIDYQPQYLKVRFDEINKIKTRYIANQVSKDNLNHQYKGYLVTSGNMMEGNPEGKSSREYHCLIGEKTDNYVEIDPGAVEDYRAALTDFQKKYFDQENGILKNDYPVFFCETKLGEKVTLFGHSPNFRVPYTPPTKNGRATSVTDFIPPKFKSSENPEIDMTEAIFGWVKDKKLENQTRAGRVFITDALLDSSTPDEQIWCQNNPDERITPPILATPKPTTFQHYLVQTDPEAKRENLKHYGSYPIKDTVIRGYKLYWHQKDVSSSSIRESNEEEISNKPKQYTKIRPINSKVSFHFKLYFDNLTDEELGALLWVLDLAKEKESRIYVKDDQEYRFSLGMGKPFGMGAVKLTNQQLWLSQRQEKRYQKLFNENNWETGNYNDTEIEAEVFVESFKNYLLDKNKIGENPHGNLEDVKRIKMLLAMLSFPGKSKGSVRYMQIEHPRNKNEYDERPVLPNPFDV, from the coding sequence ATGAATCCTAAACATATTACACCAGATTCTAAAAATCGTCGAGCCTTTGCACCTTACAATTTTGTCGAATTACCTGATGAAAACAAAATAGTTGTAGCACAAGAGCTTCCAAAACAAAATTGTTATGATATACAACGACATACAGGTTATATTCAGTGTAATTTAGTGACAGAATCTCCTCTCTACATTCGTTGTGGATTAATTCCAGATGACTTTAAAAAATTTGAAAATCGCACTTGCAATCATGAAGAACTCAATCAATTAATACTAGAAGAACAAAAACGATGGACTGACTTTTTTTATAATCCAGCTAATAATTTTCCAATAATTCCTGGTAGTAGCTTGCGAGGTATGATCAGGAATATTTTTGAAATTGTTACCTATAGTAAACTTCATCAAGTTTCAGGATACCAAAAACTCTTTTTTCGTGCGGTTGCTGCACCTGATAATGATCCTCTGACTTACGAATATAAAAGAAAAATTTATGATAAAGTTAAAGCTGGATATCTACAACAGCAAAGTGATGGTAAATGGTATATTTTTTTAGCTAAAACAGTTGAAAGACAGCCTTTTGTATGGGTTAAAAAATCAGCAATTCCTCGTGATGTCGGTTTAATTGATGTAAATAATATTGATTATCAACCTCAATATCTTAAAGTGCGATTTGATGAAATTAATAAAATTAAAACTCGCTATATTGCCAACCAAGTTAGCAAGGACAACCTTAATCATCAATACAAGGGTTATCTAGTAACAAGTGGCAATATGATGGAAGGAAATCCAGAAGGTAAATCTTCTCGTGAATATCATTGTTTAATAGGAGAAAAAACAGATAATTATGTTGAAATTGATCCTGGTGCAGTAGAAGATTATCGTGCTGCTTTAACTGATTTTCAGAAGAAATATTTTGATCAAGAAAATGGCATCCTAAAAAATGATTATCCTGTATTCTTCTGCGAAACCAAATTAGGTGAAAAAGTGACTCTATTTGGTCATAGTCCTAACTTCCGAGTACCTTACACTCCCCCTACCAAAAATGGTCGTGCCACTTCGGTTACTGATTTTATTCCTCCTAAGTTCAAAAGCTCTGAAAATCCAGAAATTGACATGACTGAAGCAATTTTCGGTTGGGTAAAAGATAAAAAATTAGAGAATCAAACACGCGCAGGAAGAGTATTTATTACTGATGCTCTACTTGATAGTTCAACACCAGATGAGCAAATTTGGTGTCAAAATAACCCTGATGAAAGAATCACTCCCCCCATTTTAGCTACTCCAAAACCTACTACTTTTCAGCATTATTTAGTCCAAACAGATCCAGAAGCAAAAAGAGAAAACCTAAAGCACTATGGAAGTTACCCCATTAAAGATACAGTAATTCGTGGATATAAGTTATATTGGCATCAAAAAGATGTTAGCAGTAGTTCAATTAGAGAATCTAATGAGGAAGAAATAAGCAATAAACCAAAACAATACACAAAAATTAGACCTATTAATTCAAAAGTTAGTTTTCACTTCAAACTTTATTTTGATAATCTAACTGATGAAGAATTAGGTGCATTATTGTGGGTATTAGATTTGGCAAAAGAGAAAGAAAGCCGAATTTACGTCAAGGACGATCAAGAATATCGTTTTTCTCTTGGTATGGGTAAACCTTTTGGTATGGGAGCGGTTAAACTAACAAATCAACAATTATGGCTAAGTCAACGTCAAGAAAAACGCTATCAAAAGTTATTTAACGAAAATAATTGGGAAACAGGAAATTACAATGATACTGAAATTGAAGCAGAAGTCTTTGTAGAGTCATTCAAGAATTATCTTTTGGATAAAAATAAAATAGGTGAAAATCCTCATGGAAATCTGGAAGATGTGAAACGCATCAAAATGTTATTAGCTATGTTGAGTTTTCCTGGAAAATCAAAAGGTAGTGTCCGGTATATGCAAATAGAACACCCGCGTAATAAAAATGAGTACGATGAACGTCCAGTCTTGCCAAATCCTTTTGATGTTTGA
- the pgmB gene encoding beta-phosphoglucomutase: MTDIYQDFIYTDWILIENQFHPHLLHPRETIFTIGNGYLGTRGSFEEGYPHALSATFIHGIYDDVPVVYTELANCPDWLPLVVIIDGERFRLDQGEVLAYDRRLDLRQGILNRSVRWRSPKGKTIDIHFERFASLADHHVLGQHCQLTAVDFHGLIEIEASINGYPENQGFNHWVGLDQGKIDKGFWLHSRTRNTRIDIGIAARMTISGTEAKLQVNTAPGYPTVSATFFAEPQQTVTLEKIVTVFTSRDVEQPVTAAQAKLLQLPDYITLRNANEQAWAEVWQHSDIVIEGDITAAFAIRYNLFQLLIAAKRDDERVSIPAKTLSGFGYHGHVFWDTEIFILPFFTFTQPAIARNLLTYRHHTLDGARRKALHYGYQGAMFAWESAVTGDEITPRWSLPNDFYAEDVRIWCRDREIHISADITYAAWYYWQVTGDDEWMRDYGAEMILDTAIFWNSRVEFNSQAQRYEIRGVIGADEYHELVNNNSFTNRMVQWHLEKACLVDDWLCRQFPEKAAELAEKLQLTTEIRTHWQEIINKIWISYNPETGLIEQAEEFFQLDDINLADYEPRQKSMQVILGIEKTNKYQVLKQPDVLMLLYLMRESADFPYNQKILQVNWDYYAPRTDITYGSSLGPAIHAILAADLGKSQEAYDLFMQAAMVDLQDKRGNTQDGIHGASAGGIWQVVVFGFGGIQFKEDVPVANPHLPPGWKRLQFKLHWHGKWHDFDLRPSVPSSQVVNLRGVIFDLDGVLTDTADYHYQAWQKLADEEGISFNREANEALRGVSRRASLMLIIGDRRYSEVQIQEMMERKNDYYVKLIENITSQDLLPGAVSLLDELRQAGIKIALGSASKNARVVIERLGIADKFDAVADGYSVQTPKPAPDLFLYAAQQLGIPPSQCVVFEDAAAGIQAAKAAGMWAVGLGPVERVGAADVVLPSLAGVKWEHLFRSAVC; the protein is encoded by the coding sequence ATGACAGATATTTATCAAGATTTTATTTATACAGACTGGATATTAATTGAAAACCAGTTTCACCCTCACCTATTGCACCCTAGAGAAACAATTTTCACCATTGGTAACGGCTACTTAGGGACAAGGGGAAGTTTTGAAGAGGGCTATCCTCATGCTTTATCAGCGACTTTTATTCATGGTATTTATGACGATGTGCCAGTAGTTTATACAGAACTTGCCAATTGTCCAGATTGGCTACCATTGGTAGTCATAATTGATGGGGAACGCTTCCGTCTTGACCAAGGTGAAGTACTAGCATATGACAGACGATTAGACCTACGTCAGGGAATTCTTAATCGTTCTGTGCGTTGGCGTAGTCCCAAAGGAAAGACTATAGATATCCATTTTGAACGCTTTGCCAGCCTAGCAGATCATCATGTATTAGGGCAACACTGCCAGTTAACAGCAGTAGATTTTCATGGGTTAATTGAAATAGAAGCTAGTATTAATGGTTATCCTGAAAATCAAGGTTTCAATCATTGGGTAGGACTAGACCAAGGTAAAATTGACAAAGGCTTCTGGTTACACAGTCGCACCCGTAACACGCGGATAGATATCGGTATCGCGGCGCGAATGACCATATCAGGAACTGAAGCCAAGCTGCAAGTTAATACTGCACCTGGTTATCCTACCGTTAGCGCCACTTTTTTTGCTGAACCACAACAGACGGTAACGTTAGAGAAAATTGTCACAGTTTTTACTTCGCGGGATGTTGAGCAACCAGTCACAGCCGCGCAAGCAAAACTCCTCCAGCTACCAGACTATATCACCCTCCGTAATGCCAATGAACAAGCCTGGGCGGAGGTTTGGCAACATAGTGATATTGTGATTGAGGGTGATATAACAGCGGCTTTTGCCATTCGTTACAATCTGTTTCAATTACTGATTGCTGCCAAGCGTGATGATGAAAGAGTCAGTATTCCCGCTAAAACTCTGTCTGGATTTGGCTATCATGGTCATGTTTTTTGGGATACAGAAATCTTTATCCTGCCATTTTTTACTTTCACCCAACCAGCTATAGCTCGAAATCTCCTCACTTACCGCCATCACACTCTCGATGGAGCGCGACGCAAGGCGCTTCATTATGGATATCAAGGGGCGATGTTTGCTTGGGAAAGTGCTGTGACAGGGGATGAAATCACACCTCGCTGGTCACTACCCAATGATTTTTATGCTGAAGATGTGCGGATTTGGTGTCGTGATCGGGAAATTCATATTAGTGCAGATATTACCTATGCAGCTTGGTATTACTGGCAGGTAACTGGGGACGATGAGTGGATGCGAGATTATGGCGCAGAGATGATTTTGGATACCGCTATTTTCTGGAATAGCCGCGTTGAGTTTAATTCTCAAGCTCAACGGTATGAAATTCGCGGGGTGATAGGTGCAGATGAATATCACGAGTTGGTAAATAACAATAGCTTTACTAACCGCATGGTGCAATGGCATTTAGAAAAAGCTTGTTTAGTTGATGATTGGTTATGTCGTCAGTTCCCAGAAAAAGCGGCAGAATTAGCAGAGAAATTGCAATTGACAACTGAAATCAGAACTCATTGGCAAGAAATCATTAACAAAATTTGGATTTCCTACAACCCGGAAACGGGATTAATTGAGCAAGCTGAGGAATTTTTCCAATTAGATGATATCAATTTAGCCGACTACGAACCACGCCAAAAGTCAATGCAAGTCATCTTGGGAATTGAAAAAACTAATAAATACCAAGTCCTTAAGCAGCCAGATGTGTTAATGCTGCTGTATCTAATGCGAGAATCTGCTGACTTTCCCTACAATCAGAAAATATTACAAGTAAATTGGGACTACTACGCACCTCGCACAGATATCACCTATGGTTCTTCTTTAGGTCCGGCAATTCACGCGATTTTAGCCGCCGATTTAGGTAAATCACAGGAAGCTTATGATTTGTTTATGCAAGCGGCTATGGTGGATTTACAAGATAAACGCGGTAATACTCAAGATGGGATTCACGGTGCTAGTGCTGGGGGAATTTGGCAAGTTGTAGTTTTCGGGTTTGGAGGTATTCAATTTAAAGAAGATGTTCCTGTTGCTAATCCCCACCTACCTCCTGGTTGGAAACGTCTCCAATTTAAGTTGCACTGGCACGGTAAATGGCACGATTTTGATTTACGTCCTTCTGTTCCATCTTCTCAAGTTGTCAATCTTCGAGGTGTTATCTTTGATTTAGATGGTGTGTTAACGGATACAGCAGACTATCACTACCAAGCTTGGCAAAAGTTAGCAGATGAAGAGGGTATATCTTTTAACCGTGAGGCAAATGAAGCGTTGCGGGGTGTTTCTCGTCGCGCTTCTTTGATGTTGATTATTGGTGATAGACGATATTCAGAAGTGCAAATTCAGGAAATGATGGAACGGAAGAATGACTATTATGTGAAATTGATTGAAAATATCACATCTCAGGATTTGTTACCTGGGGCGGTTTCTCTGTTGGATGAATTGCGCCAAGCTGGGATCAAAATAGCCCTTGGTTCAGCGAGTAAAAATGCTCGTGTGGTTATTGAACGATTAGGAATTGCGGATAAATTTGATGCTGTGGCTGATGGTTATAGTGTGCAAACACCCAAACCTGCCCCGGATTTATTTCTTTATGCCGCCCAACAGTTAGGAATTCCACCTAGTCAGTGTGTGGTTTTTGAAGATGCAGCGGCAGGTATTCAGGCAGCTAAAGCAGCGGGAATGTGGGCGGTAGGACTGGGGCCTGTTGAGAGAGTCGGGGCTGCTGATGTTGTTTTACCTAGTCTAGCAGGTGTCAAGTGGGAACATTTGTTCAGGAGTGCTGTGTGTTGA